From Bacteroidota bacterium, the proteins below share one genomic window:
- a CDS encoding tetratricopeptide repeat protein — MKKFRFLLFLCFLSPFTAASQTENYYIDKGLDYEESGNYALAIVYYDSAIMLNDINAIAYYNRGVCQFALKNTGAALVDYNKALNLDSTLADAYYNRGLTHNIINNPVLALADMETYTKLQPDDTLGYLALSDLLFQQGEYSRAIATNQRAINAGLTRKAIALKNQGVCYFKLGTNSMAEYILSQAIIESPSYDEAYKERARVRLSMELYQDAFNDIYTYMQNHPEEYDGLTIRSVCNFNLKKYDEAIKDYDILIKIEPDNGDWYFEKGNCLLKLQRDMEAEQAYTTALNSSKNTGWILVMRGVARFNQNKKEEACFDWQQARLLGEEEGILLYSKYCQEK, encoded by the coding sequence ATGAAAAAATTTAGATTTTTATTATTTCTATGTTTTCTTAGCCCATTTACTGCGGCTTCTCAAACTGAAAACTACTATATTGACAAAGGATTGGACTATGAAGAGTCCGGTAATTATGCACTTGCGATTGTGTATTACGACAGTGCTATTATGCTCAATGACATCAATGCAATAGCCTATTACAATCGAGGCGTATGTCAATTTGCGCTCAAAAACACCGGTGCTGCATTAGTGGACTACAACAAAGCACTCAATTTAGACAGTACTCTTGCAGATGCATACTACAACCGAGGATTGACCCACAATATAATAAATAATCCTGTTCTGGCATTGGCTGACATGGAAACCTATACAAAATTGCAACCGGACGACACCTTAGGATATTTGGCTCTTTCGGATTTGTTATTTCAACAAGGAGAATATTCCCGAGCCATTGCCACTAATCAAAGAGCTATCAATGCCGGTTTGACACGCAAAGCCATCGCTTTGAAGAACCAAGGAGTGTGCTATTTTAAATTAGGTACAAATTCGATGGCGGAATACATACTTTCGCAAGCCATCATTGAATCGCCTTCTTATGATGAAGCCTATAAAGAACGCGCTCGCGTCAGATTAAGCATGGAATTATATCAAGATGCATTTAATGATATTTATACCTACATGCAAAATCATCCTGAAGAATATGATGGTCTGACCATTCGTTCAGTTTGCAATTTCAACCTGAAAAAATATGATGAAGCCATCAAAGATTATGATATACTTATCAAAATTGAACCCGACAATGGGGATTGGTATTTTGAAAAAGGGAACTGTCTTTTAAAATTACAGCGCGACATGGAGGCAGAGCAAGCATATACGACCGCACTAAATTCTTCTAAAAATACCGGATGGATTCTCGTAATGCGTGGTGTAGCAAGGTTCAATCAAAACAAGAAAGAAGAGGCATGTTTTGACTGGCAACAAGCACGTTTATTGGGAGAAGAAGAAGGCATCCTGCTCTACTCCAAATACTGTCAGGAAAAGTAA
- a CDS encoding PaaI family thioesterase produces the protein MQHNDMILTDIEPGYVNAEVVLSQIHNQQDGITHGGVTATLADVAMGFAAFSLVEKGKGMVTSKLDIAYLNPSTNGKLIAKGKVIRAGNRLYYCEADIINYRNDNSEVLVAKGFGIMCTINLTV, from the coding sequence ATGCAACATAACGATATGATCCTTACCGATATTGAACCCGGATATGTCAATGCAGAAGTAGTTCTCAGTCAAATTCACAATCAACAAGACGGGATTACTCACGGTGGAGTAACAGCCACCTTGGCTGATGTTGCTATGGGATTTGCAGCATTTTCGCTAGTAGAAAAAGGGAAGGGGATGGTTACTTCCAAATTAGATATTGCTTACCTGAACCCATCCACCAATGGCAAACTTATTGCAAAAGGAAAAGTAATAAGAGCAGGAAACAGATTGTATTATTGTGAGGCAGATATAATTAATTACAGAAATGACAACTCCGAAGTCCTTGTTGCCAAAGGATTTGGAATAATGTGCACCATAAACCTAACTGTATGA
- a CDS encoding SBBP repeat-containing protein produces the protein MKKIITILIMLGFTSPTFSQQPKSAWAVQSTGGNTNVSSGVATDTAGNTYITGNFNGAITFGSTTLTSKGGNDIFIAKINPTGEYLWAVRAGGVGQDRANSIATDAVGNVYVTGSFTLMSYFGTDTLTASNKSNIFISKLNTNGDFVWTNQAGGSMDDAGYGITVDANGSVYVTGFFQLVADFGNLSLNVQDNTMGGVNQQENLFVTKLNASGTFIWVTQGGGDGKDFGYDIDVNTAGEVFVAGYILDDAWFAEDGSVFVSNQSGYYSSFIAKFHNNGTCQWAKGIVCDNINYGYAVTTDNNGNSYLLGKYSGKAVLSNLEETAQGNFDLYLIKYNTSGNVDWYKLYGYQGEVQGHVVAIDKDENLYLGGTFNNSVIFGTDTITTNGGFDFFIVKMNQSGKEEWIYSGGSILDETLSGIKVSTDSSVYITGVFNADMDLDSQLLTTSSLQSIYVSKLSFKTNDDGNYNTGLSNILFSDLIQVYPNPAKQYIKIINMPIGTDIYITDLQGREIMRSKTASTELSFSTEDIENGVYFIRAGHNRAIKLIINKD, from the coding sequence ATGAAAAAAATAATTACAATATTGATAATGTTGGGGTTCACATCGCCAACATTTTCACAACAACCAAAATCAGCATGGGCAGTTCAAAGCACAGGTGGAAACACCAATGTCAGTAGTGGAGTTGCCACAGACACTGCCGGCAACACTTACATTACAGGCAACTTCAACGGTGCTATCACTTTTGGTTCAACAACTCTGACCAGTAAAGGTGGCAACGACATTTTTATAGCCAAAATAAATCCTACAGGCGAATATCTGTGGGCTGTTCGAGCAGGAGGCGTAGGTCAAGACAGAGCTAATTCCATTGCTACAGACGCGGTGGGGAATGTATATGTAACCGGCTCTTTCACATTAATGTCCTATTTTGGAACTGATACTTTGACTGCTTCAAATAAATCCAATATTTTCATATCCAAATTGAATACAAATGGAGACTTCGTGTGGACCAACCAAGCCGGAGGTTCTATGGATGATGCAGGGTACGGAATTACAGTTGATGCTAACGGAAGTGTGTATGTAACCGGCTTTTTTCAATTAGTAGCTGATTTTGGCAATCTTTCACTTAATGTTCAAGACAACACTATGGGTGGAGTGAATCAACAAGAAAATCTATTTGTAACAAAACTTAATGCCTCCGGCACTTTTATATGGGTTACTCAAGGCGGGGGTGATGGAAAAGATTTTGGGTATGACATTGATGTAAACACAGCCGGAGAGGTCTTTGTTGCCGGATATATTCTTGATGATGCATGGTTTGCAGAAGATGGGTCTGTTTTTGTCAGCAATCAGTCAGGATATTATAGTTCTTTCATAGCAAAGTTTCACAATAATGGTACTTGTCAATGGGCTAAGGGCATAGTATGTGATAATATTAATTATGGTTATGCGGTTACAACCGATAACAACGGGAACTCATATTTATTAGGAAAATATAGTGGTAAAGCTGTCTTGTCTAATCTGGAAGAAACTGCTCAGGGTAATTTTGACCTGTATCTCATTAAATATAACACAAGCGGAAATGTAGATTGGTATAAATTATATGGTTATCAAGGTGAAGTGCAAGGTCATGTAGTTGCAATAGATAAAGACGAAAATCTTTATTTAGGCGGTACATTTAATAACTCTGTTATTTTTGGTACAGATACAATTACTACCAATGGAGGATTTGACTTTTTTATAGTAAAAATGAATCAAAGCGGAAAAGAAGAGTGGATATATTCCGGTGGTTCTATTCTTGACGAAACGCTTAGCGGTATCAAGGTATCAACAGATAGTTCTGTTTATATTACAGGGGTTTTCAATGCTGATATGGACTTAGACAGCCAACTCTTGACCACAAGTTCACTCCAAAGTATTTATGTGAGTAAACTATCATTCAAAACAAACGATGATGGCAATTATAATACCGGATTGTCAAATATTTTATTCTCCGACTTAATCCAAGTTTATCCAAACCCTGCTAAGCAGTATATTAAAATAATTAATATGCCAATCGGAACCGATATATATATTACAGATTTGCAAGGCAGAGAAATTATGAGAAGTAAAACTGCATCGACCGAACTTTCATTCAGTACCGAAGATATTGAGAATGGAGTTTATTTTATCCGGGCAGGTCACAACCGTGCTATCAAATTGATAATAAACAAAGACTAA
- the htpG gene encoding molecular chaperone HtpG, which translates to MSKMKSRKISVHTENIFPIIKKFLYTDHEVFLRELVSNAVDATQKLKALSSIGEYKGELGDLTIEVKLDKEAKTLSIIDKGIGLTQEEIEKYINQLAFSGAEEFVQKYKDKTETAVIGHFGLGFYSTFMVANKVEINSLSRTEEAKPAYWVCEGNTDIKMGEGSKAERGTEIILHLNEENQEFNDSFRIKNILEKYCRFLPIKIKFEDKIINEQEPIWTKKPQDLKEEDYQGLYKILYPFEPESLFHIHLNVDYPFNLTGVLYFPKINNRFEPDRHKVQLYSNQVFVTDNVKDILPDYLVLLQGIIDSPDIPLNVSRSALQSDGNVKKITGHIAKKVADKLAELFKNDRKDFESKWENLGLFVKYGMISDEKFYENAKNFCLLKDMDGNFMTIEEFESKAKEIQTNKDKKTVLLYSSDSQEQALYIKQAKENGYIVIEFDGPIDSYFINKLEEKNEAMVCRRVDSDTLDKLVDKHIDIESVCSKEDEEKLKELFAGEAETGFEVETVPMSASEYPVVITEGEFDRRFREMYANQSAMFGTQAMGAQYKIKVNVNHPVMKNLLQTSDKERKVLAGQLLDLALLSKNLLKGEKIANFVNRSIGLMNS; encoded by the coding sequence ATGAGTAAAATGAAAAGCCGTAAGATTTCCGTTCATACCGAGAATATTTTTCCAATTATCAAGAAGTTTCTTTATACCGACCATGAAGTATTTCTTCGAGAGTTGGTATCCAATGCAGTAGATGCTACACAAAAATTAAAAGCCCTATCATCCATCGGTGAATATAAAGGCGAATTAGGTGATTTAACCATAGAAGTGAAACTCGACAAAGAAGCCAAAACCCTTTCTATTATAGACAAAGGGATTGGTTTGACACAAGAAGAGATTGAAAAGTATATCAACCAACTTGCATTTTCAGGAGCTGAGGAATTTGTACAAAAATACAAAGACAAAACAGAAACTGCTGTCATAGGTCACTTTGGACTTGGGTTCTACTCAACATTTATGGTGGCAAACAAAGTTGAAATTAATTCTTTGTCACGAACTGAAGAAGCAAAACCTGCTTATTGGGTTTGCGAAGGAAACACAGATATTAAAATGGGAGAAGGGTCGAAGGCAGAAAGAGGAACCGAAATCATTTTGCATTTGAATGAAGAAAATCAAGAATTTAATGACTCATTCAGAATCAAAAATATACTTGAAAAATACTGTCGTTTCTTGCCAATTAAAATCAAGTTTGAAGATAAAATCATCAATGAACAAGAGCCAATTTGGACAAAGAAGCCACAAGACTTGAAGGAGGAAGATTATCAAGGACTATATAAGATACTCTACCCATTCGAACCCGAATCTCTTTTTCATATCCATTTGAATGTAGATTACCCTTTTAACCTGACCGGAGTATTGTATTTTCCAAAGATTAACAATCGTTTTGAGCCGGATAGACACAAAGTCCAACTGTACAGTAATCAAGTTTTTGTGACGGACAATGTTAAAGATATTTTGCCGGACTACCTGGTTTTGTTGCAAGGTATTATTGACTCACCGGATATTCCTTTAAATGTTTCCAGAAGTGCTTTGCAAAGCGATGGTAATGTTAAGAAAATTACAGGTCATATTGCCAAGAAGGTAGCGGATAAACTTGCTGAATTGTTCAAAAACGATAGAAAAGACTTTGAATCAAAATGGGAAAATCTCGGATTGTTTGTCAAATATGGTATGATCAGCGATGAAAAGTTTTATGAGAATGCCAAGAACTTCTGTTTGTTGAAAGATATGGATGGTAACTTCATGACAATAGAAGAATTTGAAAGCAAAGCCAAAGAAATTCAAACAAACAAAGATAAAAAGACTGTGTTGCTTTATTCGAGCGACAGCCAAGAACAAGCATTATATATCAAACAAGCCAAAGAAAACGGTTATATTGTTATTGAATTTGACGGACCCATCGACTCTTATTTTATCAATAAATTAGAGGAAAAGAACGAAGCAATGGTTTGCAGAAGAGTTGATTCGGACACTTTGGACAAATTAGTTGACAAACACATTGACATAGAGTCTGTTTGCAGTAAAGAAGACGAAGAAAAGCTCAAAGAATTGTTTGCAGGAGAAGCAGAAACAGGGTTTGAAGTTGAGACTGTCCCCATGAGCGCAAGCGAGTACCCGGTTGTTATCACAGAAGGAGAGTTCGATAGAAGGTTTCGAGAAATGTATGCTAACCAATCGGCAATGTTTGGAACACAAGCCATGGGAGCTCAATATAAAATTAAAGTGAATGTAAACCATCCGGTTATGAAGAATTTGCTACAAACAAGCGATAAAGAACGAAAAGTGCTGGCAGGACAGTTACTGGATTTGGCATTGCTCAGCAAAAATCTACTTAAAGGCGAGAAGATAGCCAATTTTGTTAATAGAAGCATTGGCTTGATGAACTCGTAA
- a CDS encoding zinc metallopeptidase: MTFTFGSFILMIAITVISLIVSQTLKSKFKKYSQMQLRTNLTGKEVAEMMLHDNGITDVQVIQVSGQLTDHYNPANKTVNLSESVYYERNAAAAAVAAHECGHAVQHAQAYKWLTMRSKLVPIVQVSSQLMTFVLIGGILLINTFPSLLLFGIILFAATTVFSFITLPVEFDASSRALKWMEGKNIVNSQEQYYAKDALKWAAMTYVVAAIGSLATLLYYVAIFLNRR; this comes from the coding sequence ATGACCTTTACATTCGGCTCATTCATCTTGATGATTGCAATTACAGTAATCAGTTTAATTGTTAGTCAGACACTTAAATCAAAATTCAAAAAGTATTCTCAAATGCAACTCCGCACCAATCTTACTGGCAAAGAAGTAGCCGAAATGATGCTGCATGACAATGGTATAACAGATGTGCAAGTTATTCAGGTTAGCGGACAATTGACAGACCACTATAATCCAGCAAACAAAACAGTAAATCTGAGCGAGTCTGTCTATTATGAGCGTAATGCAGCAGCCGCAGCAGTAGCTGCACATGAGTGTGGTCATGCCGTACAACACGCACAAGCCTACAAATGGTTGACCATGCGTTCAAAACTCGTACCTATCGTTCAAGTATCGAGCCAACTCATGACTTTTGTTTTGATAGGTGGAATACTGTTAATCAACACATTTCCTTCACTCTTATTGTTCGGAATTATATTATTTGCAGCAACAACTGTGTTCAGCTTTATTACACTCCCGGTGGAATTTGATGCTTCTTCCAGAGCATTAAAGTGGATGGAAGGTAAAAATATCGTAAACTCTCAAGAGCAATATTATGCAAAGGATGCACTGAAATGGGCAGCTATGACATACGTAGTTGCAGCGATAGGTTCGTTGGCTACATTGTTATATTACGTTGCAATTTTTTTAAATAGAAGATAG
- a CDS encoding metalloregulator ArsR/SmtB family transcription factor, translated as MAKSKNNLFESKETSISEIAKSLAHPARVQILKLLLIKSPQNCSSIVEQIPLAQATVSQHLAALKFSGLLTDKKEGNMVLYSADRDLCIKAHRLFSDLFVGHLKDGKQQKLF; from the coding sequence ATGGCAAAATCAAAAAATAATTTGTTTGAAAGTAAAGAAACATCCATATCTGAGATTGCAAAATCGCTTGCGCATCCTGCACGGGTACAAATACTCAAACTTTTATTAATTAAAAGCCCGCAAAATTGTTCGTCAATAGTAGAACAAATTCCTCTTGCACAGGCGACTGTGTCACAACACTTGGCTGCACTTAAATTTTCCGGACTCCTAACCGATAAAAAGGAAGGCAATATGGTTTTGTATTCTGCCGATAGGGATTTGTGTATAAAAGCCCACAGACTTTTCTCTGATTTATTCGTTGGACATCTCAAGGATGGAAAACAACAAAAGTTGTTTTAG
- a CDS encoding helix-turn-helix domain-containing protein: MKEIVERINELMSDLGLDKRAMSEKLNISAATLSHISSGRNNPSLDLILSILRAFKDVSPDWLLLGNGEMKRVGVGDKIDSSDSVDFNNKIKLLKMLMTEHYRTEIGLLDDLKHIHG; this comes from the coding sequence ATGAAAGAGATTGTTGAACGCATAAACGAATTGATGTCCGACCTTGGATTAGACAAAAGGGCTATGTCTGAGAAATTAAATATTTCTGCAGCTACATTGTCTCATATTAGCTCTGGCAGAAACAACCCCAGTTTAGACTTAATCTTAAGCATTCTAAGGGCATTTAAAGACGTTTCTCCTGATTGGTTACTACTGGGTAACGGTGAAATGAAAAGGGTGGGGGTTGGCGATAAAATTGATAGCTCAGACAGCGTAGATTTTAATAATAAAATTAAACTGTTGAAAATGCTCATGACAGAGCATTATAGAACAGAGATTGGTTTATTAGATGACCTTAAACATATTCATGGCTAA